A stretch of Lysobacter sp. K5869 DNA encodes these proteins:
- the carB gene encoding carbamoyl-phosphate synthase large subunit: protein MPKRTDIKTVLIIGAGPIVIGQACEFDYSGAQACKALRDEGYRVVLVNSNPATIMTDPNMADAVYIEPINWQTVEKIIAKEKPDALLPTMGGQTALNCALDLADNGVLEKYGVELIGAKREAIRMAEDRELFRVAMSEIGLECPRAAVARTLEEAIEIQATVGYPTIIRPSFTLGGSGGGIAYNREELIDIVTRGLELSPTTEVLVEESVLGWKEFEMEVVRDTTDNCIIVCSIENFDAMGVHTGDSITVAPAQTLTDKEYQRLRDASIAVLRKIGVDTGGSNVQFGINAQNGRVVVIEMNPRVSRSSALASKATGFPIAKIAAKLAVGYTLDELRNEITGGATPASFEPTIDYVVTKIPRFAFEKFPQADARLTTQMKSVGEVMAMGRTFQESLHKALRGLETGKVGLDPTGLDLSSDGDLAVLKRELKEPGPERMFYIGDAFRAGLSVEDVHALSFVDPWFLDQIEELIAAEREVAEAGLGALDKDRMRALKRMGFSDARLAQLTGTDETAVRTLRRAFGVRPVYKRVDSCAAEFATTTAYMYSTYEDECEAAPTNRDKIVVLGGGPNRIGQGIEFDYCCVHAALALREDGYETIMVNCNPETVSTDYDTSDRLYFEPLTLEDVLEIADLEKPKGVIVQYGGQTPLKLARALEANGVPIVGTTPDSIDLAEDRERFQKLVQDLGLAQPLNRTARNPDEALALAGQIGYPLVVRPSYVLGGRAMEIVYSDADLTRYIRDAVKVSNDSPVLLDRFLDNAVEVDVDVIADREGRVLIGGVMEHIEEAGVHSGDSSCSLPPYSLSPATQEKLRAQVVALAKALKVVGLMNTQFAIQTDAEGNETIYLIEVNPRASRTVPFVSKATGMALAKIAARCMVGQTLTSQDAVDEIVPDYYSVKEAIFPFAKFQGVDPILGPEMRSTGEVMGVGQNFGAAMARAQEAGGIKAPPVGKVFVSVRDPDKLRVLPVAQELLRRGYTLVATRGTQAFFAEHGVDCEVVNKVTEGRPHIVDLIKNGEIVYIINTTEGRQAISDSFSIRREALQQRVTYSTTVSGARALVNSLDYRGQGPVWSLQELHAQIGAG from the coding sequence ATGCCCAAGCGTACCGACATCAAAACCGTCCTGATCATCGGCGCCGGTCCGATCGTGATCGGCCAGGCCTGCGAGTTCGACTACTCCGGCGCGCAGGCCTGCAAGGCGTTGCGCGACGAGGGCTACCGCGTGGTCCTGGTCAACTCCAACCCCGCCACGATCATGACCGACCCGAACATGGCCGACGCCGTGTACATCGAGCCGATCAACTGGCAGACGGTCGAGAAGATCATCGCCAAGGAAAAGCCCGACGCGCTGCTGCCGACGATGGGCGGCCAGACCGCGCTGAACTGCGCGCTGGACCTGGCCGACAACGGCGTGCTGGAGAAGTACGGCGTCGAACTGATCGGGGCCAAGCGCGAGGCCATCCGCATGGCCGAAGACCGCGAGCTGTTCCGCGTGGCGATGAGCGAGATCGGCCTGGAATGCCCGCGCGCCGCGGTCGCGCGCACGCTGGAAGAGGCGATCGAGATCCAGGCCACGGTCGGTTACCCGACCATCATCCGCCCCAGCTTCACCCTCGGCGGCAGCGGCGGCGGCATCGCCTACAACCGCGAAGAGCTGATCGACATCGTCACCCGCGGCCTGGAACTGTCGCCGACCACCGAAGTGCTGGTCGAGGAATCGGTGCTGGGCTGGAAGGAATTCGAGATGGAAGTGGTCCGCGATACCACGGACAACTGCATCATCGTCTGCTCGATCGAGAACTTCGACGCGATGGGCGTGCACACCGGCGACTCGATCACCGTCGCCCCGGCGCAGACCCTGACCGACAAGGAATACCAGCGCCTGCGCGATGCCTCGATCGCGGTGCTGCGCAAGATCGGCGTCGACACCGGCGGCTCCAACGTGCAGTTCGGCATCAACGCGCAGAACGGCCGCGTGGTGGTGATCGAAATGAACCCGCGCGTGTCGCGCTCCTCGGCGCTGGCGTCGAAGGCGACCGGTTTCCCGATCGCCAAGATCGCGGCCAAGCTCGCGGTCGGCTACACCCTCGACGAACTGCGCAACGAGATCACCGGCGGCGCCACCCCGGCCTCGTTCGAGCCGACCATCGATTACGTGGTCACCAAGATTCCGCGCTTCGCCTTCGAGAAGTTCCCGCAGGCCGACGCGCGCCTGACCACGCAGATGAAGTCGGTCGGCGAGGTGATGGCGATGGGCCGCACCTTCCAGGAATCGCTGCACAAGGCGCTGCGCGGGCTGGAGACCGGCAAGGTCGGCCTCGACCCGACCGGCCTGGATCTGAGCAGCGACGGCGATCTGGCCGTGCTCAAGCGCGAGCTCAAGGAGCCGGGCCCGGAGCGCATGTTCTACATCGGCGACGCGTTCCGCGCCGGCCTCAGCGTCGAGGACGTGCACGCGCTGTCGTTCGTCGACCCGTGGTTCCTCGATCAGATCGAAGAGCTGATCGCGGCCGAGCGCGAGGTCGCCGAAGCCGGCCTGGGCGCGCTCGACAAGGACCGCATGCGCGCGCTCAAGCGCATGGGCTTCTCCGACGCGCGTCTGGCCCAGCTCACCGGCACCGACGAAACCGCCGTGCGCACCCTGCGCCGCGCCTTCGGCGTGCGCCCGGTGTACAAGCGCGTGGATTCCTGCGCCGCCGAGTTCGCCACCACCACCGCCTACATGTACTCGACCTACGAGGACGAGTGCGAAGCCGCGCCGACCAACCGCGACAAGATCGTCGTGCTCGGCGGCGGCCCCAACCGCATCGGCCAGGGCATCGAGTTCGACTACTGCTGCGTGCACGCCGCGCTCGCCCTGCGCGAGGACGGCTACGAAACCATCATGGTCAACTGCAACCCGGAGACCGTGTCGACCGACTACGACACCTCCGACCGCCTGTACTTCGAGCCGCTGACGCTGGAAGACGTGCTGGAAATCGCCGACCTCGAAAAGCCCAAGGGTGTGATCGTGCAGTACGGCGGCCAGACCCCGCTGAAGCTGGCGCGCGCGCTGGAAGCCAACGGCGTGCCGATCGTAGGCACCACCCCGGACAGCATCGATCTGGCCGAAGACCGCGAGCGCTTCCAGAAGCTGGTGCAGGACCTGGGCTTGGCCCAGCCGCTCAACCGCACCGCGCGCAACCCCGACGAAGCGCTGGCCTTGGCCGGCCAGATCGGCTATCCGCTGGTGGTGCGCCCGAGCTACGTGCTCGGCGGCCGGGCGATGGAAATCGTCTACTCCGACGCCGACCTGACCCGCTACATCCGCGACGCGGTCAAGGTGTCGAACGATTCGCCGGTGCTGCTCGACCGCTTCCTCGACAACGCGGTGGAAGTCGACGTCGACGTCATCGCCGACCGCGAAGGCCGGGTGCTGATCGGCGGCGTGATGGAGCACATCGAAGAGGCCGGCGTGCACTCGGGCGACTCGTCGTGCTCGCTGCCGCCGTACTCGCTGTCGCCGGCGACGCAGGAAAAGCTGCGCGCGCAGGTCGTCGCGCTGGCCAAGGCGCTCAAGGTCGTGGGCCTGATGAACACCCAGTTCGCGATCCAGACCGACGCCGAAGGCAACGAAACCATCTACCTGATCGAAGTGAATCCGCGCGCCTCGCGCACCGTGCCGTTCGTGTCCAAGGCCACCGGCATGGCGCTGGCCAAGATCGCCGCGCGCTGCATGGTCGGGCAGACCCTGACCTCGCAGGACGCGGTCGACGAGATCGTGCCGGACTACTACTCGGTCAAGGAAGCGATCTTCCCGTTCGCCAAGTTCCAGGGCGTCGATCCGATCCTCGGGCCGGAAATGCGCTCCACCGGCGAGGTGATGGGCGTGGGCCAGAACTTCGGCGCGGCGATGGCGCGCGCGCAGGAAGCCGGCGGCATCAAGGCGCCGCCGGTGGGCAAGGTGTTCGTGTCGGTGCGCGATCCGGACAAGCTGCGCGTGCTGCCGGTCGCGCAGGAACTGCTGCGCCGCGGCTACACCCTGGTCGCGACCCGCGGCACCCAGGCCTTCTTCGCCGAGCACGGCGTGGACTGCGAAGTGGTCAACAAGGTCACCGAGGGTCGCCCGCACATCGTCGATCTGATCAAGAACGGCGAAATCGTCTACATCATCAACACCACCGAAGGCCGTCAGGCGATCTCGGATTCGTTCTCGATCCGCCGCGAAGCGCTGCAGCAGCGCGTGACCTACTCGACCACGGTGTCGGGCGCGCGCGCGCTGGTGAACTCGCTCGACTACCGCGGCCAGGGGCCGGTGTGGTCGCTGCAGGAACTGCACGCGCAGATCGGCGCCGGCTGA
- the carA gene encoding glutamine-hydrolyzing carbamoyl-phosphate synthase small subunit, protein MTQPAILALEDGTVFEGVSVGAPGLSVGEVVFNTAITGYQEILTDPSYARQLVTLTYPHVGNTGVTDQDDEARQVWASGLIVRDVPRRPSNWRSRIALPQWLADRGVVAIADIDTRKLTRLLRDTGAQNGALMAGDIDVEKALEAARKFPGLKGMDLAKEVCTRERYEWTEGQLDLDRNAFVNAEPRFHVVAYDFGVKLNILRMLAERGCRITVVPAQTSAADVLALQPDGVFLSNGPGDPEPCDYAIAAIKEFIAKKVPTFGICLGHQLLGLASGAKTLKMKFGHHGANHPVQDLDSGRVMITSQNHGFAVDEATLPGNVRVTHRSLFDGSNQGIALTDAPAFSFQGHPEASPGPHDVSPLFDRFVSLLEQAKA, encoded by the coding sequence GTGACCCAACCCGCAATCCTCGCTCTCGAAGACGGCACCGTGTTCGAGGGCGTTTCCGTAGGCGCGCCCGGCCTCAGCGTCGGCGAAGTCGTATTCAACACCGCCATCACCGGCTACCAGGAAATCCTCACCGACCCGTCGTACGCGCGCCAACTGGTGACGCTGACCTATCCGCACGTCGGCAACACCGGCGTGACCGATCAGGACGACGAAGCCCGCCAGGTCTGGGCCTCCGGCCTGATCGTGCGCGACGTGCCGCGCCGCCCCAGCAACTGGCGCAGCCGGATCGCGCTGCCGCAGTGGCTGGCCGACCGCGGCGTGGTCGCCATCGCCGACATCGACACGCGCAAGCTGACCCGTCTGCTGCGCGACACCGGCGCGCAGAACGGCGCGCTGATGGCCGGCGACATCGACGTGGAAAAAGCGCTGGAAGCCGCGCGCAAGTTCCCCGGCCTCAAGGGCATGGACCTGGCCAAGGAAGTCTGCACGCGCGAGCGCTACGAGTGGACCGAAGGTCAGCTCGACCTCGACCGCAACGCCTTCGTCAACGCCGAGCCGCGCTTCCACGTCGTCGCCTACGACTTCGGCGTCAAGCTCAACATCCTGCGCATGCTCGCCGAGCGCGGCTGCCGCATCACCGTGGTGCCGGCGCAGACTTCGGCCGCGGACGTGCTGGCGCTGCAGCCCGATGGCGTGTTCCTGTCCAACGGCCCGGGCGATCCGGAACCGTGCGACTACGCGATCGCCGCGATCAAGGAATTCATCGCCAAGAAGGTCCCGACCTTCGGCATCTGCCTGGGCCACCAGCTGCTCGGCCTGGCGTCGGGCGCGAAGACGCTGAAGATGAAGTTCGGCCACCACGGCGCCAATCATCCGGTCCAGGACCTCGACAGCGGCCGGGTGATGATCACCTCGCAGAACCACGGCTTCGCGGTCGACGAGGCCACGCTGCCGGGCAACGTGCGCGTGACCCACCGCTCGCTGTTCGACGGCAGCAACCAGGGCATCGCGCTCACCGACGCGCCGGCCTTCAGCTTCCAGGGCCACCCGGAAGCCAGCCCGGGCCCGCACGACGTGTCGCCGCTGTTCGACCGCTTCGTCAGCCTGCTCGAGCAGGCCAAGGCCTGA
- the dapB gene encoding 4-hydroxy-tetrahydrodipicolinate reductase: MNDTAKTPIRLLIHGASGRMGQALLRLARERDDAVVVAAYSRSQPAQRVIDEVPHFAVAELAGAPEFDVAVDFSLPHGFDPVLELCAARGKALVSGTTGLSSAQNAAINEAAARIAVVWAANYSLGVAVLTELVRRAAAALPGWDCDVVEAHHTRKLDAPSGTALHLGAAVAIGRGSEPHYASLRAGDIVGEHTVQFAAPGERLELIHRATNRDIFARGALEAAVRVAQQAPGRYGLAELMFPNL; this comes from the coding sequence ATGAACGACACCGCCAAGACCCCGATCCGACTCCTCATCCACGGCGCCAGCGGGCGCATGGGCCAGGCGCTGCTGCGGCTGGCGCGCGAACGCGACGACGCGGTCGTGGTCGCCGCCTATTCGCGCTCGCAGCCGGCGCAGCGGGTGATCGACGAAGTGCCGCATTTCGCCGTCGCCGAACTGGCCGGCGCGCCGGAGTTCGACGTCGCCGTCGACTTCAGCCTGCCGCACGGCTTCGACCCGGTGCTGGAACTGTGCGCCGCGCGCGGCAAGGCGCTGGTGTCGGGCACCACCGGCCTGTCGTCGGCGCAGAACGCGGCGATCAACGAAGCCGCCGCGCGCATCGCCGTGGTCTGGGCGGCCAATTACAGCCTCGGCGTCGCGGTGCTGACCGAACTGGTGCGGCGCGCCGCCGCGGCGCTGCCGGGCTGGGACTGCGACGTGGTCGAGGCCCATCACACCCGCAAGCTCGACGCGCCCTCGGGCACCGCGCTGCACCTGGGCGCGGCGGTGGCGATCGGCCGCGGCAGCGAACCGCATTACGCCAGCCTGCGCGCCGGCGACATCGTCGGCGAGCACACCGTGCAGTTCGCCGCGCCCGGCGAGCGCCTGGAATTGATCCACCGCGCCACCAACCGCGACATCTTCGCCCGCGGCGCGCTGGAAGCGGCGGTGCGGGTGGCGCAGCAGGCGCCGGGGCGGTACGGGCTGGCGGAGCTGATGTTCCCGAATCTGTAA
- the dnaJ gene encoding molecular chaperone DnaJ has product MSKRDYYEVLGVQRNASDDDLKKAYRRCAMKFHPDRNPGDAAAEASFKECKEAYEVLSDASKRRVYDQHGHAAFEHGMGGGGGGGPGFADMGDIFGDIFGNIFGGGAGGGARGPRRGADIGYVMELSLEEAVGGVEKQIEIPTLDECETCKGSGSADGKIETCGTCNGRGQVRFQRGIFSMQQACPHCNGRGQTIANPCGDCHGQGRVERTKTLQVKIPAGVDNGDRIRLTGEGEAGPAGSPPGDLYVEVRVREHEIFQRDGDDLHCEVPIRISQAALGDIVRVPTLGGEVELRIPAETQSGKLFRLRDKGVKSVRSRKPGDLYCRVAVETPVNLTAEQRDLLEKFEATFVGEGARKHSPRSSTFIDGVKGFWDRMTS; this is encoded by the coding sequence ATGAGCAAACGCGACTACTACGAAGTGCTGGGCGTTCAACGCAACGCCAGCGACGACGACCTGAAGAAGGCCTATCGCCGCTGCGCGATGAAGTTCCACCCGGACCGCAATCCCGGCGACGCGGCCGCCGAGGCCTCGTTCAAGGAGTGCAAGGAGGCCTACGAGGTCTTGTCCGACGCGTCCAAGCGCCGGGTCTACGACCAGCACGGGCACGCCGCGTTCGAGCACGGCATGGGCGGCGGCGGTGGCGGCGGTCCCGGCTTCGCCGACATGGGCGATATCTTCGGCGACATTTTCGGCAACATCTTCGGCGGCGGTGCCGGCGGCGGAGCGCGCGGTCCGCGCCGCGGCGCCGACATCGGCTACGTGATGGAGCTGTCGCTGGAAGAAGCGGTCGGCGGCGTCGAGAAGCAGATCGAAATCCCGACCCTGGACGAGTGCGAAACCTGCAAGGGCTCGGGCTCGGCCGACGGCAAGATCGAAACCTGCGGCACGTGCAACGGCCGCGGCCAGGTGCGTTTCCAGCGCGGCATCTTCTCGATGCAGCAGGCTTGCCCGCACTGCAACGGGCGCGGCCAGACCATCGCCAACCCCTGCGGCGACTGCCACGGCCAGGGCCGGGTGGAGCGGACCAAGACCTTGCAGGTCAAGATCCCCGCCGGCGTCGACAACGGCGACCGCATCCGCCTGACCGGCGAGGGCGAGGCCGGCCCGGCCGGTTCGCCGCCGGGCGACCTGTACGTGGAAGTGCGCGTGCGCGAGCACGAGATCTTCCAGCGCGACGGCGACGACCTGCACTGCGAAGTGCCGATCCGCATCTCGCAGGCCGCGCTCGGCGACATCGTGCGGGTGCCCACGCTCGGCGGCGAAGTCGAGCTGCGCATTCCCGCCGAAACCCAAAGCGGCAAGCTGTTCCGCCTGCGCGACAAGGGCGTCAAGTCGGTGCGCAGCCGCAAGCCCGGCGATCTGTACTGCCGCGTGGCGGTGGAAACGCCGGTCAACCTCACCGCCGAGCAGCGCGACCTGCTGGAGAAGTTCGAGGCCACCTTCGTCGGCGAAGGCGCGCGCAAGCATTCGCCGCGTTCCTCGACCTTCATCGACGGGGTCAAGGGCTTCTGGGACCGGATGACGTCCTGA
- the dnaK gene encoding molecular chaperone DnaK, producing MGKIIGIDLGTTNSCVAIMEGGKAKVIENSEGDRTTPSIVAFTKDSEVLVGASAKRQAVTNPKNTFYAVKRLIGRKMTDAEVQKDLGLVPYAIVPHDNGDAWVATADGKKMAPQQISAEVLGKMKKTAEAYLGEPVTEAVITVPAYFNDSQRQATKDAGKIAGLEVKRIINEPTAAALAYGMDKKGGDRKVAVYDLGGGTFDVSIIEIASVDGEMQVEVLSTNGDTFLGGEDFDKRVIDYLVDEFNKDQGIDLRKDPLALQRLKDAAERAKIELSSSQQTEVNLPYVTADASGPKHLNIKLTRAKLESLVEDLIKKTIEPCRIALNDAGLRASDIAEVILVGGQTRMPKVGQAVAEFFGKEPRKDVNPDEAVAVGAAIQGGVLAGEVKDVLLLDVTPLSLGIETLGGVFTKIIEKNTTVPTKASQTFSTAEDNQSAVTVHVLQGEREQARFNKSLARFDLSGIEPSPRGMPQVEVSFDIDANGILHVSAKDKKTNKEQKVEIKAGSGLSEEEIAKMVADAEANREEDQKFHELVQARNHADALIHSTRSAIKEHGEKIPGEAIGRAESAIAELETAMKGDDKGQIEAKSRALEEAAQSVLAAAGAGHAGGDAPAGDAGASAKSDDVVDAEFTEVKDDKK from the coding sequence ATGGGCAAGATCATCGGCATCGACCTGGGCACGACCAATTCCTGCGTCGCCATCATGGAAGGCGGCAAGGCCAAGGTCATCGAGAACTCGGAAGGCGACCGCACCACCCCGTCCATCGTCGCCTTCACCAAGGACAGCGAAGTCCTGGTCGGCGCCTCGGCCAAGCGCCAGGCGGTGACCAACCCGAAGAACACCTTCTACGCGGTCAAGCGCCTGATCGGCCGCAAGATGACCGACGCCGAAGTGCAGAAGGACCTGGGCCTGGTGCCCTACGCCATCGTCCCGCACGACAACGGCGACGCCTGGGTGGCGACCGCCGACGGCAAGAAGATGGCGCCGCAGCAGATCTCGGCCGAAGTGCTGGGCAAGATGAAGAAGACCGCCGAAGCCTACCTGGGCGAGCCGGTCACCGAAGCGGTCATCACCGTGCCGGCCTACTTCAACGACAGCCAGCGCCAGGCGACCAAGGACGCCGGCAAGATCGCCGGCCTGGAAGTCAAGCGCATCATCAACGAGCCGACCGCGGCCGCGCTGGCCTACGGCATGGACAAGAAGGGCGGCGACCGCAAGGTGGCCGTGTACGACCTCGGCGGCGGCACCTTCGACGTGTCGATCATCGAGATCGCCTCGGTCGACGGCGAAATGCAGGTCGAAGTGCTGTCCACCAACGGCGACACCTTCCTCGGCGGCGAAGACTTCGACAAGCGCGTCATCGACTACTTGGTCGACGAGTTCAACAAGGACCAGGGCATCGACCTGCGCAAGGATCCGCTGGCCCTGCAGCGCCTGAAGGACGCGGCCGAGCGCGCCAAGATCGAGCTGTCCTCCTCGCAGCAGACCGAAGTCAACCTGCCGTACGTCACCGCCGACGCCTCGGGCCCGAAGCACCTCAACATCAAGCTGACCCGCGCCAAGCTGGAGTCGCTGGTCGAGGACCTGATCAAGAAGACCATCGAACCCTGCCGCATCGCGCTCAACGACGCCGGCCTGCGCGCCAGCGACATCGCCGAGGTGATCCTGGTCGGCGGCCAGACCCGCATGCCCAAGGTCGGTCAGGCCGTGGCCGAGTTCTTCGGCAAGGAACCGCGCAAGGACGTCAACCCGGACGAAGCTGTCGCCGTCGGCGCGGCGATCCAGGGCGGCGTGCTGGCCGGCGAGGTCAAGGACGTGCTGCTGCTCGACGTGACCCCGCTGAGCCTGGGCATCGAAACCCTGGGCGGCGTGTTCACCAAGATCATCGAGAAGAACACCACGGTGCCGACCAAGGCCTCGCAGACCTTCTCCACCGCCGAGGACAACCAGTCGGCCGTGACCGTGCACGTGCTGCAGGGCGAGCGCGAGCAGGCCCGCTTCAACAAGTCGCTGGCCCGCTTCGACCTGTCCGGCATCGAACCCTCGCCGCGCGGCATGCCGCAGGTCGAGGTGTCCTTCGACATCGACGCCAACGGCATCCTGCACGTCAGCGCCAAGGACAAGAAGACCAACAAGGAACAGAAGGTCGAGATCAAGGCCGGTTCGGGCCTGTCCGAGGAAGAGATCGCCAAGATGGTCGCCGACGCGGAAGCCAACCGCGAGGAAGACCAGAAGTTCCACGAGCTGGTGCAGGCGCGCAACCACGCCGACGCGCTGATCCACAGCACCCGCAGCGCGATCAAGGAGCACGGCGAGAAGATCCCGGGCGAGGCCATCGGCCGCGCCGAGTCGGCGATCGCCGAGCTCGAGACCGCGATGAAGGGCGACGACAAGGGCCAGATCGAGGCCAAGTCGCGCGCGCTGGAAGAAGCCGCGCAGTCGGTGCTGGCCGCGGCCGGCGCCGGTCACGCGGGCGGCGACGCTCCGGCCGGCGACGCCGGCGCTTCGGCCAAGTCCGACGACGTGGTCGATGCGGAATTCACCGAAGTGAAGGACGATAAGAAGTAA